From a single Pseudoalteromonas sp. Scap06 genomic region:
- a CDS encoding NADP-dependent oxidoreductase, which produces MSTTSRQFTLASRPYGAPTNENFELKNVELPSLKDGEVLLRTIYLSLDPYMRGRMSDAKSYADPVEIGDVMVGATVCQVESSKNDKFSEGEWVLAYTGWQTYAISNGEGLMSLGKEPTNPSYALGIMGMPGFTAYMGLLDIGAPKAGETVVVAAATGPVGATVGQIAKIKGCKVVGVAGGSEKCAHAVETLGFDACIDHKAEDFAEQLEKACEQGIDVYYENVGGKVFDAVLPLLNTSARVPICGLVSQYNATSLPEGPDRLGMLMGQLLTKRIKMQGFIIFDDYGDRYDEFAQDMQKWLQDGKVQYREYLVDGFEKTISAFNDMISGKNFGKTVVKINSPL; this is translated from the coding sequence ATGTCCACAACCAGTCGTCAATTTACTTTAGCATCACGTCCATATGGTGCTCCTACTAATGAAAATTTTGAACTTAAAAACGTAGAGTTACCATCATTAAAAGATGGTGAAGTATTGCTGCGTACTATTTATTTATCACTGGACCCCTACATGCGTGGTCGCATGAGCGATGCTAAATCGTATGCCGACCCTGTAGAAATTGGCGATGTAATGGTTGGTGCAACGGTTTGCCAAGTCGAATCATCTAAAAATGATAAGTTTAGCGAAGGCGAATGGGTATTAGCATATACAGGCTGGCAAACTTACGCTATCTCAAATGGCGAGGGCTTAATGTCATTAGGTAAAGAGCCAACTAATCCGTCTTATGCACTTGGTATTATGGGTATGCCTGGCTTTACCGCCTACATGGGCTTACTAGATATTGGCGCACCTAAAGCGGGTGAAACCGTTGTTGTTGCAGCAGCTACAGGCCCAGTAGGCGCAACGGTTGGTCAAATAGCTAAAATTAAAGGCTGTAAAGTAGTAGGCGTTGCCGGAGGCAGCGAAAAATGCGCTCATGCTGTTGAAACTCTTGGTTTTGATGCATGTATAGATCATAAAGCCGAAGATTTTGCCGAGCAGTTAGAAAAAGCATGTGAGCAAGGCATTGATGTTTATTATGAAAATGTGGGCGGAAAAGTGTTTGATGCCGTATTACCTTTGCTTAATACCTCAGCACGCGTGCCTATCTGTGGTTTGGTATCGCAATATAATGCCACCAGCTTGCCTGAAGGTCCTGATAGATTAGGTATGCTAATGGGACAATTGTTAACTAAGCGTATTAAAATGCAGGGCTTTATCATTTTTGATGACTATGGCGATCGTTATGACGAATTTGCACAAGACATGCAAAAGTGGCTGCAAGACGGAAAAGTTCAGTACCGCGAATATCTTGTAGATGGTTTTGAAAAAACCATCAGCGCATTTAACGACATGATCAGCGGGAAGAACTTTGGTAAAACCGTAGTAAAGATTAACAGCCCACTATAA
- a CDS encoding glutathione S-transferase family protein: MIKLHHLNKSRSKRIIWLLEELEVDYEIVAYQRNTETFLAPDELKSVHPLGKSPVIEDDGLVIAESGAITDYLITKYGKGKFAPVTGTAEFVDYQQWLHFAESSAILPLLLKMFVQKDGAKTQFLEGYADTETAKVISYFNSRLEGKRYLVGDTLTGADFMMSFIVEIVKNAGQLGHFKNLVKYDEQLQSHEKFHTANELEAKYD, encoded by the coding sequence ATGATTAAACTACACCACTTAAACAAGTCTCGTTCTAAACGTATTATTTGGTTATTAGAAGAGCTTGAGGTTGATTACGAAATTGTTGCTTATCAGCGCAATACTGAAACTTTTTTAGCCCCTGATGAGCTTAAAAGTGTGCATCCGCTGGGTAAATCGCCAGTTATAGAAGATGATGGCTTAGTGATCGCCGAGTCTGGTGCTATCACAGATTACCTGATAACTAAATATGGCAAAGGTAAGTTTGCACCAGTCACAGGTACTGCAGAATTTGTAGACTACCAACAATGGCTTCACTTTGCAGAAAGCTCTGCAATTTTACCATTATTGCTAAAAATGTTTGTCCAGAAAGATGGTGCTAAAACGCAATTTTTAGAGGGCTATGCCGATACTGAAACCGCTAAAGTAATTAGCTATTTTAACAGCCGCCTTGAAGGCAAACGTTATTTAGTGGGCGATACTCTCACTGGTGCCGATTTTATGATGTCGTTTATTGTTGAAATCGTTAAAAACGCTGGCCAACTAGGGCACTTTAAAAACCTAGTTAAATACGATGAGCAATTACAATCTCACGAAAAGTTTCATACTGCCAACGAGCTTGAAGCTAAATACGACTAA
- a CDS encoding HD domain-containing phosphohydrolase, with protein MDWLQDDDVLKQALDIENVEPWKILVVDDDDSVHQVTQLAMKRFEFEQRPIELHSVYSAAQAKEKLQSSERYALILLDVVMETEHAGLELARYIRQDLQNVYSRIILRTGQPGVAPERSVIRDYDIDGYKAKSQLQSHDLELIFYTSLRAYRDICMLQTHRHNLKRLIKAISTITQIGDLVEFTSVVMEELKLVLNMSEANLYIDAPKVFGICQLDQRLQMIEGELSGIHLFTGNGIDSIPQKHQEYFLRAKQTKQNFIADDHYVYFHHSQKGLDSILAFQSLQPVKKEAQQLVDLFLGNVVLTFESLLLANSVEETQQLAISLMGGAMESRSKETGSHVIRVGLYAKLLAELHDQNRAYCDRISLAAQLHDVGKVGVPDLILNKPAKLDPDEWEIMKQHTTKGWEILKGTGNPVIDMAANIAIDHHERWDGAGYPHAKKQKDISLEGRITAIADVFDALCCRRCYKEPWSMDEAKAEIIKGAGNHFDPTLVELFELNFNAFKQIYLDRPE; from the coding sequence ATGGATTGGTTACAAGATGATGACGTTTTAAAGCAGGCTTTGGATATTGAAAACGTTGAACCATGGAAAATTTTAGTGGTGGATGACGATGATTCGGTGCACCAAGTAACTCAACTTGCAATGAAGCGCTTTGAATTTGAGCAACGCCCTATCGAGCTGCACAGTGTTTATAGTGCAGCTCAAGCAAAAGAAAAACTACAAAGCTCAGAACGCTATGCTTTAATTTTGCTCGATGTTGTTATGGAGACAGAGCATGCAGGCTTAGAGCTTGCTCGTTACATACGCCAAGACTTACAAAATGTGTACAGCCGAATTATTTTAAGAACCGGACAGCCAGGGGTTGCGCCAGAGCGCAGTGTTATCCGCGATTATGATATTGATGGCTATAAAGCAAAGAGCCAACTGCAAAGCCATGACCTTGAATTAATTTTTTATACTTCTTTGCGAGCGTATCGCGATATTTGCATGTTACAAACCCACCGCCATAATTTAAAGCGACTAATAAAAGCAATTTCTACTATTACCCAAATTGGTGATTTAGTTGAGTTTACCTCTGTTGTTATGGAAGAGCTTAAGTTAGTGCTGAATATGAGCGAGGCAAATCTCTATATTGATGCGCCTAAAGTATTTGGCATTTGCCAGCTAGATCAAAGACTACAAATGATCGAAGGAGAGCTTTCTGGCATACATTTATTCACGGGCAACGGAATTGACAGTATTCCACAAAAACATCAAGAGTATTTTTTAAGAGCAAAGCAAACTAAGCAGAATTTTATAGCAGATGATCATTATGTTTATTTTCATCACTCCCAAAAAGGGCTCGATTCTATTTTAGCATTCCAATCATTACAACCGGTTAAAAAAGAAGCTCAGCAACTAGTCGATTTATTTTTAGGTAATGTGGTTTTAACATTTGAAAGCCTATTATTAGCCAATTCAGTTGAAGAAACACAACAGCTTGCTATATCGTTAATGGGTGGGGCGATGGAGTCACGCTCTAAAGAGACAGGTTCCCACGTGATCAGGGTAGGTTTATATGCCAAATTGTTAGCTGAGTTACATGATCAAAATAGAGCATATTGCGATAGAATTAGTTTAGCAGCGCAGTTGCACGATGTAGGAAAGGTTGGCGTTCCAGACTTGATTTTAAACAAACCTGCTAAATTAGACCCTGATGAATGGGAAATTATGAAACAGCACACCACCAAAGGCTGGGAAATACTCAAAGGTACGGGAAATCCTGTCATTGATATGGCGGCTAATATTGCGATTGATCATCACGAACGATGGGATGGAGCGGGTTATCCGCACGCTAAAAAACAGAAAGATATAAGTTTAGAGGGCCGAATTACTGCGATTGCAGATGTGTTTGATGCGTTATGTTGTCGTCGTTGTTATAAAGAGCCTTGGAGCATGGATGAAGCAAAAGCTGAGATAATTAAAGGCGCAGGTAATCATTTCGATCCGACGTTGGTTGAATTATTTGAATTGAATTTTAATGCGTTTAAACAAATTTATTTAGACAGGCCTGAGTAA